The Arachis hypogaea cultivar Tifrunner chromosome 19, arahy.Tifrunner.gnm2.J5K5, whole genome shotgun sequence genome has a window encoding:
- the LOC140182391 gene encoding uncharacterized protein, translating to MGIIKGLQIATANEFHHGIIESDFAMAINFVKHGCPAQYLCTTLLEDIAILVKRIFQVHWNHILQEANLVADILAKKGQDLSYGLHIFHAPPPDTIHALSSDAMGILRLRGCK from the coding sequence ATGGGAATAATTAAAGGACTGCAGATTGCTACTGCAAATGAGTTCCATCATGGGATTATTGAGTCGGATTTTGCTATGGCCATTAATTTTGTTAAGCATGGGTGTCCTGCCCAGTATCTGTGTACAACTCTTCTGGAAGACATTGCGATTCTTGTGAAAAGAATTTTTCAAGTGCATTGGAACCACATTCTTCAGGAAGCAAATTTGGTGGCAGATATTTTAGCCAAGAAAGGACAAGATCTTTCTTATGGGCTCCATATTTTTCATGCTCCCCCGCCAGATACTATTCATGCACTCTCCTCCGACGCCATGGGTATCCTCAGGTTGAGAGGTTGCAAGTAA